TCGGGCCGCGCTGGCTCGCGATGTAGCTCGCCACCTCGGCGTCGGACACGGTGATCTTGCTGTCCACTTCCTTCTCGCGCAGGCGCGAGAGCATCAGCTCGGTACGCGCGTCGCTGACGAAGATGCTCCAGGGCACCCCTTCGGCCTCGAGCCGCGCGCGGTACTGGTCGAGCTGCATGTTGTTGGCGGCCGCCAGACGCTGCAGCGTGGTCTGCACCATCGCGTCATCCACCACGATGCCGTCGTCCTTCGCCTTCTGCACCTGGATGCGCTCCAGCACCATCTGGTTCAGCACCTGCAGGCGCAGCTCGTCGGCGGGCGGCACCGGCGCCTTCTGCTGCTGCAGCCGGCGCGCGATCAGGCCGACCCGCTGGTCGAGCTCGCGGCCGGTGATCACGTCGTTGTTGACGACGGCGACGACCTCGTCGGCCAGCGCCGCGCCGTTCGAACCGAGCGCTTGGGCGACCGCCGGCGTGACGGACAGCAGCGACATGGCGGCGACGAGGCCGGACACGATTGCTGCGAAGCGAAGGGTTTTCTTCATTGCCACGGAGACTCCATTGAAAGCAGGCTGGCCGGCACCGTGTCAGGCGCGGCGATGGTGCGCGAAGGTTGGTTACTCATAGTTGCTGAAACGGGCCAGCGGCGGGGCCTGAGGCGGCAGCGGCGTGTAGCCCGGGATGCCCTCGCGGAACGCGGCGACGAGCCCGTTGTCGATGCTCGTCAGCCCCTTCAGCGTCAGCTGCGCCATGAAGCGCGTCGCGGAGTTCTGCTGTCCCGAGGTGTTGACGCCGTTCGCGTAGCGCTGCACGCCGACGCCGAGCGCCCAGCAGTCGGCATCGTACTGGAAGCCGAGTAGACCGTCGACAACCCGGTTGCTGGCCAGATCGTAATTGAAGCGGCCGACCGCGTAGAGGTGGCGCGTGAGCGGCCACTGGCCCGAGATCAGCACCTGGTTGATCGGATCGCCGTTGAGCGTCGTGTTGGCGCGCGTGTAGCGGTAGGCCACGTTGATCACGCGGCGCTCGCCGGGGCTGTAGCCGAAACCGATGCTCGACTTCACGAGCTGGTTGTTGTCGGCGTTGTACTGGAACGCCGTCTCCGACGCGAAGCCGGCGCCGAGCTTCAGCGACGCGCCGAGGATCAGGTCCGAGTGGCGCGCCTGCGCGACCGAGTCGGTCGGCAGCAGCGTGGTGCGCTGGCTGGAGAAGTAATACTGCTGCGCGATCACGAAGCGCGCGCGCTCGTCGCCCGTGGCCGGGTTCAGGAAGCGCGTGGTCAGCGCGGCGGTGACGCGGTTCTCGTCGGCGATCCGGTCGTTGCCGACGAAGGTGTTGGTGGTGAAGATCTCGGCGAGCCCGAAGTCGGACTCGGCGGTGTCGAACAGCGGCGCGTCGAGCTGGTTGCGGTACGGCGTGTAGACGTAGAACAGCCGCGGCTCGAGCGTCTGGATGAAATCCTGGCCGAACAGCCGCACCGAGCGGTCGAACTCCAGCCCGCTGTCGAGCGAGAAGGTCGGGATCGAGTAGGTGAAACGCTTCGGCTGGCCGGGGATGCCGCCCGTCGTCGTCGTGAGGTCATACGACGCGACGTGCAGCTGCGCCTTCGGCACGATGAAGTAGCCCGGACCGTAGACCCCGTACGACACGTAGGGGTTGAACATCACGCGGTCGCCTTCGGGCTGGTCCGCCGTGGTGATCCGGAAGCGCGAGTAGTCGGCCTCGGCGCCGAAGTCGAAGCCGCCCACGTCGTACTTCGTATACTTCACGTTCAACTGCGGCTCGCGGCCATACGGCGCGATCGACGGCGGCAGCGTCTGCCAGTGCTGGTAGCGCGTGAGCACCGACCACGGCCCCTTGTTGTAGGTAAGGCCCGCTTCCTGCTGGTACAGCGTCTGGGTGCCGTTGACGAACTGGTTGGTCGAGCCGAGGTCTTCCGGATAGGTATTGTCCGAGACCTTGTTGTAATAGACGTAACCGCCGAAGCCGCCGCCGAAGTTCTGCTGGTGCTGCCAGTAGATCGCGTAGCGGTTCGAGTGCGTCAGGTGATCGTCAGGCAGGAATTCGCCCGTCAGCGAGCCCGAATAGTTCGGCGACAGGTAGCGGAACTCGGCGCGCGTGAACACGCCGCGCTTCGCGATGATCTCCGGCGTTAGCGTCAGGTCGCGGTTCGGCGCGATGTTGAAGTAGTACGGCAGCGCCAGCTCGAAGCCGTTGGTCGAGCTCAGCGACACCGTCGGCGGCAGGAAGCCGCTGCGCCGGTCGCCCGACAGCGGGAACGTCAGCCACGGGCTCGCGAAGATCGGCAGGCCCTGGAAGAACAGCACGCCGTTGCGCGCCACGCCCTCGTCGGCGCCCGTGTCGAACTCGAAGCGGCTGCCCTTGATGTACCAGGCCGGCTTCTCGCACTGGCAGGCCGAGTAGGTCGCGTCGGTAAACACCGAGCGCTCGCTGTCGAGCAGCTCGACCTGCTTCGCGCTGCCCGAGCCGCCGGTGGTCGTGAAGTGGTACTTCGGCGTGGCCATCGTGCCCTGGTTGGCCTCCACCTTCAGGTGGGCCTCCGGTCCCGAGAACGTGGTGCCGCTGCCCGACACCGTGACGCGGCCGTAAGCGTCGGCCATGTCGGTGTCCTGATCGTAGTGCAGCGCGTCGGCCTTCACGATCGTGGTGCCGCGGCGCAGTTCGGCCGACCCCTTGGCGGCCAGGTCCTGGTCGGCCGTGCCGCTCGTGTGGTCGGCAAGCACGAAGCCGGCCGGCTTCGAGCCGGTGCGCAGCGGATGTTCCTCGAGCTGCGGCGCGAGACGCAGGTCCCAGGGGGAGTCGAGCGACTGCGGCTGCGCGGCCGAGCCCGCCAGTTGCGCCTGCGCGATAGCGGGCACGAAACCGGGCACGGCGAGCAGCGCCACCGCGAGGCGCCGTTTGCGGATCGCGGGTTCGCTGCAGGATACGAGCGGGAAAAACGGTTTGGGCGGCATCGATATCGGGCGAATCGGTCCCGGCAGGTCCCTCGCGTTCGCACGTCGAGGCCCGCGCAATCGAACCGTGACTGCGACGCGGCGCACACGAGGCAAGGCGATCGGCGGGCGGCACGACAGGCCGCAGCCGCGCTGCGACCCGCAACCGGCGGGGATTGACACGGGACGCGTCAAAAAAGTCGTGGGGTATTATATGGCAAGACGTTCCCCCCTCCCCCGAGTTTCCGTTTCGATGACGCCCCCTTCCGCCGCCGCCTCCCCCGCCTCGCCCGCCGACAGCCACGATGGCCGCCGCGAACGGCTGCTCGCCTGGCTCGCCGGGTTCGCCCCGCGCTACGCGCTCGACCTCGGCTCGCTCGCGCCCGCCTCGGCCGACGCCAGCTTCCGGCGCTACTTCCGGCTGGCGAGCGGCACCGCGCCGTCCGGCACGCTGATCGCCGTCGACGCGCCGCCGCCCGAGAAGTGTCGCGAGTTCGTGCAGATTGCCGGGCTGCTGGCGGCCGCCGGCCTGCATGCGCCGCAGGTCCACGAATGCGACCTGGAAGCCGGCTTCATGCTGGTCACCGATCTCGGCCGCGCCACCTACATCGGCGCGCTCGACCCGGCCGACCCCGGAGCGGCCCGGCCGCTGATGCGCGACGCGCTCGACGCGCTGGTGCGCTGGCAGCTCAGTTCGCGCGAGGGCGTGCTGCCGCCGTTCGACGAGGCGTTCCTGCGCCGCGAGATGGAGTTGATGCCCGAGTGGTACGTGGGCCGCCATCTCGGCAAGACGCTCGACGCGCGTCAGCGCGGCGTGCTCGACCGCACCTTCGCGCTGCTGGTGGCGAACGCGCTCGGGCAGCCGCAGGGCTTCATGCTGCGTGACTTCATGCCGCGCAACCTGATGATCACCGCGCCGAACCCCGGCGTGCTCGACTTCCAGGACGCCGTCTGGGGGCCGCTCGGCTACGACGTCGTCTCGCTGCTGCGCGACGCGTTCATCAGCTGGGACGAGGAATTCGAGCTCGACTGCTTCGTTTACTACTGGGAGCAGGCAAAAAAAGCCGGCCTGCCCGTCGAGGTCGATTTCGGCGAGTTCTACCGCCAGCTCGAATGGACCGGACTGCAGCGCCACATCAAGGTGCTCGGGCTGTTCCCGCGCATCCACTATCGCGACGGCAAGCCGCGCTATCTCGACGACCTGCCGCGCTTCCTCGGCTATGCGCGCAAGGTCGCGCGGCGCTACCGGCCGCTCGCGCCGTTCGCGAACCTGCTCGACGAACTCGAGGGGCAGCCGTCCGTCGAGGTCGGCTACACGTTCTGAATCTCCCTCCGCCCCTGCTCTCGCCCACGCCATGACCGCCGTGCTCGACACCGCGATGATCTTCGCCGCCGGACGCGGCGAACGGATGCGCCCGCTCACCGACACCTGCCCGAAGCCGCTGCTCGAAGCCGGCGGCAAGCCGCTGATCGTCTGGCAGATCGAACGGCTCGCCGCGGCCGGCTTCACGACCATCGTGATCAACCATGCCTGGCTCGGCGCACGGATCGAGGCCGCGCTCGGCGACGGCGCGCGCTGGGGCGTGCGGCTGCGCTACTCGGCCGAGGGCGAGGCGCTCGAGACCGCGGGCGGCATCG
The genomic region above belongs to Burkholderia plantarii and contains:
- a CDS encoding LPS-assembly protein LptD gives rise to the protein MPPKPFFPLVSCSEPAIRKRRLAVALLAVPGFVPAIAQAQLAGSAAQPQSLDSPWDLRLAPQLEEHPLRTGSKPAGFVLADHTSGTADQDLAAKGSAELRRGTTIVKADALHYDQDTDMADAYGRVTVSGSGTTFSGPEAHLKVEANQGTMATPKYHFTTTGGSGSAKQVELLDSERSVFTDATYSACQCEKPAWYIKGSRFEFDTGADEGVARNGVLFFQGLPIFASPWLTFPLSGDRRSGFLPPTVSLSSTNGFELALPYYFNIAPNRDLTLTPEIIAKRGVFTRAEFRYLSPNYSGSLTGEFLPDDHLTHSNRYAIYWQHQQNFGGGFGGYVYYNKVSDNTYPEDLGSTNQFVNGTQTLYQQEAGLTYNKGPWSVLTRYQHWQTLPPSIAPYGREPQLNVKYTKYDVGGFDFGAEADYSRFRITTADQPEGDRVMFNPYVSYGVYGPGYFIVPKAQLHVASYDLTTTTGGIPGQPKRFTYSIPTFSLDSGLEFDRSVRLFGQDFIQTLEPRLFYVYTPYRNQLDAPLFDTAESDFGLAEIFTTNTFVGNDRIADENRVTAALTTRFLNPATGDERARFVIAQQYYFSSQRTTLLPTDSVAQARHSDLILGASLKLGAGFASETAFQYNADNNQLVKSSIGFGYSPGERRVINVAYRYTRANTTLNGDPINQVLISGQWPLTRHLYAVGRFNYDLASNRVVDGLLGFQYDADCWALGVGVQRYANGVNTSGQQNSATRFMAQLTLKGLTSIDNGLVAAFREGIPGYTPLPPQAPPLARFSNYE
- a CDS encoding aminoglycoside phosphotransferase family protein; its protein translation is MTPPSAAASPASPADSHDGRRERLLAWLAGFAPRYALDLGSLAPASADASFRRYFRLASGTAPSGTLIAVDAPPPEKCREFVQIAGLLAAAGLHAPQVHECDLEAGFMLVTDLGRATYIGALDPADPGAARPLMRDALDALVRWQLSSREGVLPPFDEAFLRREMELMPEWYVGRHLGKTLDARQRGVLDRTFALLVANALGQPQGFMLRDFMPRNLMITAPNPGVLDFQDAVWGPLGYDVVSLLRDAFISWDEEFELDCFVYYWEQAKKAGLPVEVDFGEFYRQLEWTGLQRHIKVLGLFPRIHYRDGKPRYLDDLPRFLGYARKVARRYRPLAPFANLLDELEGQPSVEVGYTF